Proteins encoded in a region of the Streptomyces sp. NBC_01471 genome:
- a CDS encoding zinc-binding alcohol dehydrogenase family protein: protein MRRVRYDRNGGPGVLYLEDVPAPEAGPGELLVHSEAIGVTLPAVRKVREAGAPAPLGGEIAGTVVAVGAGVTGFAAGDRVTGLCFADSYADLAVLAEPFATGIPEHASAVDAVALVRSGLVARGALRAARPRPGESVLVTAAASGVGHLALQLARLDGAARVVAATGSSDKSEFLRGLGADAVVTYGEADWGEPVDVVVDGVGGALLAPAVAALAPNGRLVAFSSGGGTLQAYDLLAGAKSVIGFQMALIARNHPELYARWCAELWELHRTGLLRTAVHAEVPLEDAARAHRFIESRANLGKVVLVTA, encoded by the coding sequence GTGCGCCGTGTTCGGTACGACAGGAACGGCGGGCCCGGCGTGCTGTACCTGGAGGACGTCCCGGCGCCCGAAGCCGGGCCCGGCGAACTCCTGGTGCACTCGGAAGCGATCGGGGTGACCCTGCCGGCCGTACGGAAAGTGCGCGAGGCCGGCGCACCCGCACCCCTGGGCGGGGAGATCGCGGGCACGGTCGTTGCGGTCGGCGCCGGGGTCACCGGCTTCGCCGCGGGCGACCGGGTGACCGGGCTCTGCTTCGCCGACTCCTACGCGGACCTCGCCGTGCTGGCCGAGCCGTTCGCCACCGGGATCCCGGAGCACGCGAGCGCGGTGGACGCCGTGGCCCTGGTGCGCAGCGGACTGGTGGCGCGGGGCGCGCTGCGTGCCGCCCGGCCCCGCCCCGGCGAATCGGTGCTGGTGACGGCCGCCGCGAGCGGTGTCGGCCATCTCGCGCTCCAGCTCGCCCGGCTGGACGGCGCCGCGCGGGTGGTCGCCGCCACCGGGTCGTCGGATAAGTCGGAGTTCCTGCGCGGACTCGGCGCCGACGCGGTGGTGACGTACGGCGAAGCGGACTGGGGCGAGCCGGTGGACGTGGTCGTGGACGGGGTCGGCGGAGCGCTGCTCGCTCCGGCGGTCGCGGCCCTCGCGCCGAACGGACGGCTGGTCGCCTTCAGCTCGGGCGGCGGCACCCTTCAGGCGTACGACCTGCTGGCCGGCGCCAAGTCGGTCATCGGATTCCAGATGGCGCTCATCGCGAGGAACCATCCCGAGCTGTACGCGAGGTGGTGCGCCGAACTCTGGGAGCTGCACCGCACCGGGCTGCTGCGGACCGCCGTACACGCCGAGGTCCCGCTGGAGGACGCCGCGCGGGCCCACCGGTTCATCGAGTCCCGCGCCAACCTCGGCAAGGTGGTGCTGGTCACCGCGTAG
- a CDS encoding MarR family winged helix-turn-helix transcriptional regulator, with amino-acid sequence MTAVPPPALARITALPSWLLGRAAARGHRLLADSFAGEGMRMPHHVVLTAVAALGPVSQAELGRTVRIDPKDMVTVLNELQAKDLVTRTADPADRRKNAITISPPGRTALHRLEELGDAANDELLAPLDPAERAQLTALLARIVHATDSPDTQER; translated from the coding sequence ATGACTGCCGTCCCCCCTCCCGCGCTTGCCCGGATCACCGCTCTGCCCAGCTGGCTGCTCGGCCGCGCCGCGGCCCGCGGCCACCGGCTGCTCGCCGATTCGTTCGCGGGGGAGGGGATGCGGATGCCGCACCACGTGGTGCTGACGGCCGTCGCCGCGCTCGGACCCGTGTCCCAGGCGGAGCTGGGCCGCACGGTGCGCATCGACCCCAAGGACATGGTCACGGTGCTCAACGAACTCCAGGCCAAGGACCTCGTCACCCGCACGGCCGACCCCGCCGACCGGCGCAAGAACGCGATCACCATCTCGCCCCCGGGACGCACCGCACTGCACCGCCTGGAGGAGCTGGGCGACGCCGCCAACGACGAACTGCTCGCCCCGCTCGATCCCGCCGAACGGGCCCAGCTCACGGCGCTGCTCGCCCGGATCGTGCACGCGACGGACAGCCCGGACACCCAGGAGAGGTGA